In one window of Megalopta genalis isolate 19385.01 chromosome 8, iyMegGena1_principal, whole genome shotgun sequence DNA:
- the Uros1 gene encoding uroporphyrinogen III synthase 1 — protein sequence MSRYFSWYQHSNIAGHRFFAHLLAVEFANMASRYGVVLCRGMSEKNDSQEIFVETFKTAGYTCNCLPTLTFKFVNMLELQTCLHSPDSYQGLILTSKRAVEAIDLISKENDKILLPWKTLPVYCVGPATESFARSHLGSENCFGRETGNAKELAELLVATVKKGSKPLLYPCSEIGRETIEKTLTEHNIEVTKIVVYRTVPSETLEHDLSEFLDNVSRIFVFFSPSTVEFVVTILKKKSYNMNNVKAAAIGPVTKQALLQADLAVFATADKPDSNSLLEAILNAERSEIA from the exons ATGTCGCGATATTTCTCATGGTATCAGCATTCGAATATTGCGGGACATCGCTTTTTTGCGCATTTGTTAGCGGTGGAATTTGCAAACATGGCATCGCGTTATGGAGTAGTGTTATGTCGTGGAATGTCAGAAAAGAATGATTCCCAAGAGATTTTCGTTGAAACCTTTAAAACTGCAGGTTACACGTGCAACTGTTTGCCTACTTTAACTTTTAAGTTCGTGAATATGTTAGAACTACAAACATGTCTCCATTCGCCGGACTCGTATCAGG GACTTATACTGACAAGTAAACGCGCAGTCGAGGCAATCGATCTCATATCTAAGGAGAACGACAAGATTTTGCTGCCTTGGAAAACATTGCCTGTATATTGTGTAGGGCCTGCAACCGAATCTTTTGCTAGAAGTCATTTAGGTTCTGAGAACTGTTTTGGTAGGGAAACTGGAAATGCTAAAGAGTTAGCTGAGTTATTAGTTGCAACTGTTAAGAAAGGGTCAAAACCCCTGCTATACCCTTGCAGCGAAATTGGTAGAGAGACAATCGAAAAAACACTCACAGAACACAATATAGAAGTCACTAAGATAGTTGTGTATAGAACTGTGCCTAGCGAAACGCTAGAGCATGATTTGTCAGAATTTTTGGATAATGTATCTAGGATATTTGTCTTCTTCAGTCCTTCTACTGTGGAATTTGTAGTGACTATATTAAAGAAAAAATCTTATAACATGAACAATGTAAAGGCAGCTGCTATTGGACCCGTGACCAAGCAAGCACTGTTGCAGGCTGATTTAGCTGTTTTTGCCACTGCGGACAAACCTGACTCAAATTCTTTGTTAGAAGCTATTTTGAATGCTGAGAGAAGTGAAATTGCATGA
- the LOC117217540 gene encoding uncharacterized protein LOC117217540, which produces MAGKVKKAPKRKGANGYKLPDPISPGEILKDLKDTQWVLGKSIGVGGFGEIYCAAPYTGKFPKDYPNVIKIEPHGNGPLFVEMHFYMRNAKPDEINAWRKKKKLSRLGMPPYLGSGSHEYKNTKYRFIVLERYGVDLWKLFEQNKRQFPEHTVYKVALQIINVLEYIHSRKYIHGDIKGANLLLDLKLPDQVYLVDFGLASRLTTKDKYELDPKKAHNGTIEYVSRDGHMGVSTMRGDLEILGYNMIQWLNKSLLWEKDLSSPVIVQKQKEEAFKNIPAFLKKTFTEAVPSPILRYMSELASMKFNGIPDYDKFKQILTEGLKQLSHKPDGKLEFESSPRKREVFKSTTPLKSTKPTVDNTRKSPRTRKPIFIEVESDEESRIRIVKRPKKTNSNSIKKEGNDQDKNDNESGEEFRIKIIKKTKKTSTKTLSGRTARMNYEDENDESDEVLSKKTVKRTKKINSPTVSGRAAKVDYQDENEDESDEVLSKKIVKGTKKTNSHTVSGRAIKMNYQDENEDESDEELPMKIVKRTKNTNSNTVSGRTAKVNYQDENEDESDEELPMKIVKRTKNTNSNTVSGRTAKMNYQEESEDESDEELPTKIVKRTKNTNSNTVSGRTAKVNYQEESEDESDEELPMKIVKRTKKTNSNTVSGRTAKLNYQEESEDESDEELPMKIIKKTKKTNYKSVNRRKLKVADQDENLDT; this is translated from the exons ATGGCGGGTAAAGTAAAAAAAGCGCCAAAAAGAAAAGGGGCAAATGGATATAAATTACCAGATCCAATATCGCCTGGTGAGATACTCAAAGATTTAAAAGATACTCAATGGGTTCTTGGCAAATCGATCGGTGTTGGAGGATTTGGCGAAATTTATTGTG CTGCTCCGTACACTGGAAAGTTTCCAAAGGATTATCCAAATGTAATTAAGATT GAACCACATGGGAATGGGCCATTGTTCGTGGAAATGCACTTTTATATGAGAAACGCCAAGCCTGATGAAA TTAATGCTtggagaaagaagaagaaactttcAAGGCTTGGTATGCCTCCATATCTCGGCTCTGGAAGTCATGAATACAAAAATACTAAATACAGATTTATAGTATTAGAACGATATGGTGTGGATTTGTGGAAGTTGTTCGAACAAAATAAGAGACAATTTCCAGAACATACAGTGTACAAAGTAGCTTTACAAATA ATAAATGTGTTAGAATACATTCACTCCAGAAAGTATATTCATGGAGACATAAAAGGGGCAAACCTATTGTTGGATCTGAAGTTGCCAGATCAGGTTTATTTAGTAGATTTTGGGTTGGCATCCCGTCTTACAACAAAAGATAAATATGAACTAGATCCAAAGAAAGCTCATAATGGAACCATTGAATATGTTAGTCGAGATGGTCACATGGGAG TGTCAACAATGCGTGGTGATCTTGAAATTTTGGGTTATAATATGATTCAATGGTTAAACAAGTCTCTCTTATGGGAGAAAGATTTATCAAGTCCAGTTATAGTGCAAAAGCAGAAGGAAGAGGCATTTAAAAATATACCAGCATTTTTAAAGAAAACATTCACTGAAGCTGTTCCAAGCCCTATACTTAGATACATGTCTGAGTTGGCGAGTATGAAGTTCAATGGTATACCAGATTATGACAAATTTAAGCAAATATTAACAGAGGGCTTAAAGCAATTATCACATAAACCAGATGGAAAATTAGAATTCGAAAGTAGCCCACGTAAACGCGAGGTATTCAAATCTACTACTCCGTTGAAATCAACGAAGCCAACTGTAGATAATACTCGAAAATCGCCGCGAACAAGAAAACCAATATTTATTGAAGTAGAATCTGATGAAGAATCTCGTATAAGAATAGTTAAAAGACCGAAGAAAACTAATTCTAATTCTATAAAAAAAGAAGGGAATGATCAGGATAAAAATGACAATGAATCTGGTGAAGAGTTtcgtataaaaataattaaaaagacgAAGAAAACTAGTACTAAAACCTTAAGTGGGAGAACAGCAAGGATGAATTATGAAGATGAAAATGACGAATCTGATGAAGTTTTATCTAAGAAAACAGTTAAAAGAACAAAGAAAATTAATTCTCCTACTGTAAGCGGGAGAGCTGCAAAGGTGGATTATCAGGAtgaaaatgaagacgaatcTGATGAAGTCTTATCTAAGAAAATAGTGAAAGGGACAAAGAAAACTAATTCTCATACCGTAAGCGGAAGAGCAATAAAGATGAATTATCAGGATGAAAATGAAGATGAATCTGATGAAGAATTACCTATGAAAATAGTTAAAAGGACAAAGAATACTAATTCTAATACCGTAAGCGGGAGAACAGCAAAGGTGAATTATCAGGATGAAAATGAAGATGAATCTGATGAAGAATTACCTATGAAAATAGTTAAAAGGACAAAGAATACTAATTCTAATACCGTAAGCGGGAGAACAGCAAAAATGAATTATCAGGAAGAAAGTGAAGATGAATCTGATGAAGAATTACCTACGAAAATAGTTAAAAGGACAAAGAATACTAATTCTAATACCGTAAGCGGGAGAACAGCAAAGGTGAATTATCAGGAAGAAAGTGAAGATGAATCTGATGAAGAATTACCTATGAAAATTGTTAAAAGGACAAAGAAAACTAATTCTAATACCGTAAGCGGGAGAACAGCAAAGCTGAATTATCAGGAAGAAAGCGAAGATGAATCTGATGAAGAATTACctatgaaaataattaaaaagacaaagaaaaCTAATTATAAATCTGTAAACAGGAGAAAATTAAAGGTGGCTGATCAGGACGAAAATTTGGACACCTAA
- the Pez gene encoding protein tyrosine phosphatase non-receptor pez, translating into MPFKFHLKKSRQYNVVSKNQYVICVELLDTTSIECTLSIDSLGQECLDNVTQRLGLGQPEFFGLRYISQHDSPSPRWVDMDKPLKKQLEKEAKNFSLYLRIMYYVTDVQLIQDEMTRYHYYLQLKSDVLEGRFPCNSRQATLLASYSMQAEFGNYDAERHTMECLQQCTLFPKDAIQAEPGGLESQLHTAVCQYKNLLGVTQAASEELYISTVMQLEGYGNETFSTKDNGNNEVILGISINGIMVVYPSTQTTQFYRWKDISNVINHKKTFRIECQAEGEEAKQFVFSESRNAKYVWRLCIAQHTFYMQHQESRPLERPTNGYFDSDTNDSGDHAVSVNMDTRNAEGHTRWTSYNDLSTSPYPPVVSVSSTDINNLRALLPSYRPAPDYETAVQMKYNNGENPPQPYYANQSTIVGADLSCLLGNVVNRSRY; encoded by the exons ATGCCATTCAAATTTCATCTAAAGAAAAGTAGACAATACAATGTGGTGTCGAAGAATCAGTATGTGATCTGTGTCGAGCTTTTAGATACCACGTCCATCGAATGTACATTGAGTATTGACAGTTTAGGCCAAGAGTGTCTTGACAATGTGACCCAACGCCTAGGTTTGGGTCAGCCAGAATTCTTTGGACTTCGTTATATATCTCAACATGATTCCCCATCGCCAAGATGGGTGGACATGGACAAACCGTTGAAGAAACAACTTGAGAAAGAGGCAAAAAATTTTAGTCTGTATTTAAGGATCATGTACTATGTTACGGATGTGCAACTTATTCAAGACGAGATGACTAG gTACCATTATTACTTACAACTGAAGAGCGACGTATTGGAAGGAAGATTCCCTTGTAACTCTAGGCAAGCTACTCTTTTAGCTAGTTATTCAATGCAAGCAGAATTTGGTAACTACGATGCGGAAAGACACACAATGGAGTGCCTACAGCAGTGCACGCTATTTCCTAAA GATGCCATTCAGGCAGAACCAGGTGGTCTAGAGTCTCAATTACACACTGCAGTGTGTCAATACAAGAATCTGCTTGGAGTTACGCAAGCTGCATCAGAGGAATTGTACATATCTACTGTCATGCAGTTAGAAGGATATGGCAATGAAACATTTTCCACCAAG GACAATGGCAATAATGAAGTGATACTAGGAATTTCCATAAACGGAATTATGGTCGTCTATCCAAGTACACAGACAACACAGTTCTATAG GTGGAAAGACATAAGCAACGTAATAAATCACAAGAAAACGTTCAGAATAGAGTGTCAGGCAGAGGGTGAAGAAGCAAAGCAGTTTGTATTTAGCGAATCTCGCAATGCCAAATACGTGTGGCGTTTGTGCATAGCACAGCATACATTTTACATGCAGCATCAGGAATCGCGTCCTTTGGAAAGACCAACTAATGGGTATTTT GacagcgacacaaatgactcagGCGACCATGCTGTGTCTGTGAATATGGATACAAGGAATGCGGAAGGTCACACACGATGGACAAGCTACAACGACCTATCGACATCACCGTATCCTCCAGTGGTGTCTGTATCATCCACGGACATCAACAACTTACGTGCCTTACTCCCATCGTACAGACCTGCGCCAGATTACGAGACCGCGGTTCAAATGAAATACAACAACGGGGAAAACCCTCCTCAGCCTTATTACGCTAATCAGTCCACGATCGTCGGTGCTGATCTTTCGTGCCTTCTCGGTAATGTTGTTAACCGAAGTAGATATTAA